A single Campylobacter concisus DNA region contains:
- a CDS encoding ATP-dependent helicase, producing MPLSRLNKEQYTAATAPFGHNLIIASAGTGKTSTIVARIAHLLNLGIVPEKILLLTFTNKAASEMIERLNRYFDKQITSKITAGTFHSVSFSLLKSLDKGVTLKQPSELKTLLKSLVERRKFYHLSDVKPYGGAYLYDLYSLFQNSEQGTTFGKWISEKSEEQGVYAEIYEDVLEEFEAEKAKFAYADFNDLLIKMRDELKKGANLAYDEILIDEYQDTNTLQGSLIDAFKTKSLFCVGDFDQSIYAFNGANIEIIGSFKDRFPNANIYALNVNYRSSSSILALANKVINNNPRLYEKHLTVSREGNFKPPRLLVYNELFDQYQNIADIISLSPFNRENIAIIFRNNSSADGIEVALKERGIGSKRKGGVSFFESREIKALIDIMGIYVNPKDIMAFIHICEYAKGVGSAVSKEIFDALLKLGHGNLIKGIVEPDESVNISSNKRRNYQLGLFDDLDEFAEVSRFSKLGFSDKFLGHPVLKLQKLSESGAQFLYEIYNFLRGMRNISKPATMINEIKTSKIYSLIVENLSTKRATLKNGNVDLALKEEVKERIMAKSVVLSELAKKYQDISKFYNFLALGSNEMSEGQGVSLLSVHASKGLEFDQVFIVDLAQNRFPNLKLMSMGGSLEEERRLFYVAVTRAKDELYLSYAKYDKIKKVNYQPSRFLIEAGMAKEEV from the coding sequence ATGCCCTTATCTAGGTTAAACAAAGAACAATACACCGCCGCAACTGCGCCATTTGGACACAATCTCATCATCGCTTCAGCTGGCACTGGCAAGACTAGCACCATAGTCGCGCGCATCGCTCATCTACTAAATTTAGGCATTGTGCCAGAGAAAATTTTGCTTCTAACATTCACTAACAAAGCAGCCAGCGAGATGATAGAGCGTTTAAATAGATATTTTGATAAACAAATCACCTCCAAAATCACCGCAGGCACCTTTCACTCGGTCTCGTTTTCGCTTTTAAAAAGCCTTGATAAAGGCGTCACGCTAAAGCAGCCAAGCGAGCTAAAGACGCTTTTAAAAAGTCTTGTTGAGAGACGAAAATTTTACCATTTAAGCGACGTCAAACCTTATGGCGGAGCCTATCTATACGATCTTTACTCGCTCTTTCAAAACAGCGAACAAGGCACAACATTTGGCAAATGGATAAGTGAGAAGAGCGAAGAGCAGGGCGTTTATGCTGAAATTTATGAAGATGTTTTAGAGGAGTTTGAGGCTGAAAAGGCTAAATTTGCCTACGCTGACTTTAACGACCTTCTCATAAAAATGCGCGACGAGCTAAAAAAAGGGGCAAATTTAGCTTATGATGAAATTTTGATCGACGAGTATCAAGATACAAACACGCTTCAAGGCAGCCTAATAGACGCATTTAAGACAAAGAGTCTATTTTGCGTGGGCGATTTTGACCAGAGCATTTACGCATTTAATGGCGCGAATATCGAGATCATTGGCTCATTTAAAGATCGCTTTCCAAACGCAAATATCTACGCTTTAAATGTAAACTACCGCTCAAGCTCAAGCATACTTGCCCTTGCAAATAAGGTCATAAATAACAATCCAAGACTTTATGAAAAACACCTAACCGTGAGCCGTGAGGGAAATTTCAAGCCTCCAAGGCTGCTTGTCTATAACGAGCTTTTTGATCAGTATCAAAACATCGCTGATATCATCTCGCTCTCGCCATTTAATAGAGAAAATATCGCCATAATTTTTAGAAATAACTCATCAGCTGATGGTATCGAGGTCGCGCTAAAAGAGCGAGGTATTGGCTCGAAGCGAAAGGGTGGGGTGAGCTTCTTTGAGAGCCGTGAGATCAAGGCGCTCATCGACATCATGGGAATTTATGTCAATCCAAAAGATATAATGGCATTTATCCACATCTGCGAATACGCAAAGGGCGTTGGTAGCGCAGTTAGCAAAGAGATTTTTGACGCACTGCTTAAACTTGGGCATGGAAATTTGATAAAAGGGATAGTTGAGCCAGACGAGAGTGTAAATATCTCATCAAACAAAAGGCGAAACTACCAGCTTGGTCTTTTTGACGATCTTGATGAATTTGCCGAAGTTTCAAGGTTTTCTAAACTTGGCTTTAGTGATAAATTTCTAGGTCATCCTGTGCTAAAACTACAAAAGCTAAGCGAGAGTGGGGCGCAGTTTTTATATGAAATTTACAACTTTTTACGAGGCATGAGAAATATCTCAAAGCCAGCCACGATGATAAATGAGATAAAAACTAGTAAAATTTACTCTCTCATCGTTGAAAATCTCAGCACAAAAAGGGCAACTCTAAAAAACGGCAATGTTGATCTTGCGCTCAAAGAAGAGGTCAAAGAGCGCATAATGGCAAAGAGCGTGGTGCTAAGCGAGCTAGCTAAAAAATATCAAGATATCAGTAAATTTTACAACTTCTTAGCCCTTGGAAGCAACGAGATGAGTGAAGGGCAGGGCGTTAGTTTGCTTAGCGTGCATGCGAGCAAGGGGCTTGAGTTTGACCAAGTTTTTATCGTCGATCTCGCACAAAACCGCTTTCCAAATTTAAAGCTAATGAGTATGGGCGGCAGCCTAGAAGAAGAGAGGCGGCTCTTTTACGTGGCAGTGACCAGAGCAAAAGACGAGCTATATCTTAGCTATGCAAAATACGACAAGATAAAGAAGGTGAATTATCAGCCAAGTAGGTTTTTGATAGAGGCTGGCATGGCAAAAGAGGAAGTTTAA
- a CDS encoding alpha-2-macroglobulin family protein — protein MWQKVALLALLGMTNLYALSLNGTAQIKSPLSVEFGLEDEVDKNFVGMLSDKKLLLCQPALNGTVRFNSQSLLFFTKDMHAGLDYSCKLENGSTASFATKEFELTKIEKISDSKYIVKFNDEVNIEAIKNIAVKDAKFKAIELSNNSFELNLDKNLSNPVFDFGEKFESKFGATLSGETIVNFADEISEESANINDNSKSLEIPEIYPVSLDNGILGFRIYLKNWLDDDINLKKFINIKGVKNFSISDVKYSDNYEENSELSEYYYYIDITSDDFKPQNSYEITIKPGFGDDRNVVREENSYEVVAGNFTPFANFINNEPYISSVGEIGIRSANLPELNVSIEKLSDQNFRYFLNFNDNNEELSNFSAKVASKSYKLDGALNEISLNKIKLDFAGAGDGVYKINLNYGKDKSVSKVVYLSDIAVNAKLGKDEIFVFANRLGENTMLPNANVKIYGKKNEEIVVGATNDIGVFKFNKKDIYKDISSVVVSLGKEQNFLILKEDEAVNEAKFMSQNASESIDAYVHFASNIIRPNESLKGAIYLRDRDFNPLKNMPIKIKFFDPQGKSSAEISKNTNDVGMVNFEKEILSDLSGRFNMQVIYANKVISNVPFFVESFMPNRIKNEITLERDKFFANELVRANLASNYLFGGAASELDGSMQVSFFDDEYKNSEFKEYKFKNNTLKPSAYPSFENDLTLSKDGKSSQMIDLSFSTKNASSIITGVINFNVNDDGKNVSDTKSFTLYPYKDMVGIAASTTFAEPNEDVKIRTVVVDMSSQKAVKSNLKFDIKRVTWQYQRDANGYIKWFQTLEDVDNFYKDNGEFSYKFTQSGSYVIIATNLVSGASTSLDMDVSGYNYSTLAPTKELSKSQIKLNKNIYKKGDELSADISSAIKEGIALVTLEDGGVKAYKVVKIKNNSANVKFKLDFDFSGLYVSANIYRMTDSGLTPFRTYGKVYAKADKSSRILDLSIDAPNTAKSDENIKISLKTKPKAYVNLFITDVGVLDITSQKPADPLKFFDKILPDGVFDYDIYNMLTNYKVEGKTLSFGGDMAALAMEAKMAKHASPVDSKKIKTYANLVSLQADDNGEISYEFKTPNGFNSAIRVDVVANNENSMNAVNKEILVKDDVIIKPSALVYLLKGDELNANLRLINTTNEDKNLTIKVASSKNLSIKTKENANLKPLENKAFTFKISALEAGAGEYNITISDKNSSKTAQNLLDVVNPYTISTYAKSSVFDKESMISLPKGFHNVSIDASSSVSSVLLAASKNLVEYPYGCAEQRSSRLLALLNLKPKDELEKNDQKRFIASGMSELIKMQKPDGSFGYWSDLSSTNAFASIYATDVLLDLEEAGYELNKNVKQRALNSLLKYTNTDIEALYAIYVSSRANVADKSVLNKIYDHKAYNTTALNKYLMAAALKLNGLNDEAKVALKDIKKAQAADYSRDYSSFGSKMRDNAFILYLHAKYFEKNDYSDDLANFLITNLNELSSTQERAFTLRALNAYFGKDVGEKNNKFKLSYNGESKEFDGLLSVSFTAKDGNFTITPLGENKLYATILSYAYVPLEIKHKIEPKELDIYRTFVDEKGKELGLDSLRVNDVVYSKIVINSKAMVKNGVINEIVSSCFEPINENLSGFNKSLKDSIELEYQSIKDDRVLSFYALDSDKREAVLYTPYRVRLGGKCSLGAVTTENMYNERQNDYDLAQRSFTVK, from the coding sequence ATGTGGCAAAAAGTAGCACTTCTAGCACTTTTGGGAATGACAAATTTATATGCTTTGAGCCTAAATGGCACTGCGCAGATAAAATCGCCCCTAAGCGTAGAGTTTGGACTAGAAGATGAAGTAGATAAAAATTTTGTTGGTATGCTAAGCGATAAAAAGCTACTTTTGTGCCAACCAGCATTAAATGGTACGGTTAGATTTAATAGTCAAAGCTTGCTATTTTTTACAAAAGATATGCACGCTGGTTTGGATTATAGCTGCAAGCTTGAAAACGGAAGCACTGCTAGTTTTGCCACGAAAGAATTTGAGCTAACAAAGATAGAAAAAATAAGCGATAGCAAATATATAGTTAAATTTAATGATGAAGTAAATATTGAAGCTATCAAAAATATTGCCGTAAAAGATGCGAAATTTAAAGCAATTGAGCTTTCTAACAATAGTTTTGAGCTTAATCTTGATAAAAATTTAAGCAATCCAGTTTTTGATTTTGGTGAAAAATTTGAGAGCAAATTTGGCGCAACGCTTTCAGGTGAAACGATAGTAAATTTTGCCGATGAAATAAGTGAAGAAAGCGCAAATATAAATGATAATTCAAAGAGTCTTGAGATACCAGAAATTTATCCAGTAAGCCTTGATAATGGCATCTTGGGCTTTAGAATTTATCTAAAAAATTGGCTTGATGACGATATTAACTTAAAAAAATTTATAAACATTAAAGGTGTAAAAAACTTTAGCATCAGTGACGTTAAATATAGTGACAACTATGAAGAAAACTCAGAACTTAGCGAATATTATTACTACATTGATATCACAAGTGACGATTTTAAGCCACAAAATAGTTATGAAATCACCATTAAACCAGGCTTTGGCGATGATAGAAATGTAGTAAGAGAAGAAAATAGCTATGAAGTAGTAGCTGGCAATTTTACTCCGTTTGCAAATTTTATAAATAATGAACCATATATCTCAAGTGTCGGTGAGATCGGTATTAGAAGTGCAAATTTGCCTGAGCTAAATGTAAGCATTGAAAAGCTAAGCGATCAAAATTTTAGATATTTTTTAAATTTTAATGACAATAACGAAGAGTTAAGCAACTTCAGCGCAAAAGTGGCAAGCAAAAGCTATAAGCTTGATGGTGCATTAAATGAAATTTCTCTAAATAAAATCAAACTTGACTTTGCTGGGGCTGGAGACGGCGTTTATAAGATAAATTTAAACTACGGCAAAGATAAGAGCGTTTCAAAAGTAGTATATCTAAGTGATATCGCCGTAAATGCAAAGCTTGGTAAGGATGAAATTTTCGTATTTGCAAATCGTCTTGGCGAAAATACAATGCTTCCAAACGCAAATGTGAAAATTTATGGCAAAAAGAACGAAGAAATTGTAGTTGGTGCGACAAATGATATAGGCGTTTTTAAATTTAACAAAAAAGATATTTACAAAGATATCTCCTCAGTGGTTGTCTCTCTTGGAAAAGAGCAAAATTTTCTTATTTTAAAAGAAGACGAAGCTGTAAATGAAGCGAAATTTATGAGCCAAAATGCCAGTGAGAGCATCGATGCATACGTTCATTTTGCTTCAAATATCATAAGACCAAATGAGAGTTTAAAGGGTGCAATCTACCTAAGGGATAGAGATTTTAATCCTTTAAAAAATATGCCTATAAAGATAAAATTTTTCGATCCACAAGGCAAAAGTAGTGCTGAAATTTCAAAAAATACAAATGACGTTGGCATGGTAAATTTTGAAAAAGAGATACTAAGTGATCTTAGCGGTAGATTTAATATGCAAGTAATTTACGCAAACAAAGTGATCTCAAATGTGCCATTTTTTGTTGAGAGTTTTATGCCAAATAGGATAAAAAATGAGATAACACTTGAGAGAGATAAATTTTTCGCAAATGAGCTTGTTAGAGCCAATCTAGCTAGTAACTATCTCTTTGGTGGCGCTGCTAGCGAGCTTGATGGCAGCATGCAGGTGAGCTTTTTTGATGATGAATATAAAAATAGCGAGTTTAAAGAGTATAAATTTAAAAATAATACGCTAAAACCAAGTGCTTATCCATCTTTTGAAAATGATCTCACTCTTTCAAAAGATGGCAAATCAAGCCAAATGATAGATCTCAGCTTTAGCACTAAAAATGCCTCTTCTATCATAACAGGCGTGATAAATTTTAATGTAAATGATGATGGCAAAAACGTAAGCGATACAAAAAGCTTTACACTCTATCCTTACAAGGATATGGTTGGTATCGCAGCAAGCACGACATTTGCTGAGCCAAACGAAGATGTAAAAATAAGAACGGTTGTAGTAGATATGTCAAGTCAAAAGGCCGTAAAATCAAATTTAAAATTTGATATAAAACGTGTCACTTGGCAATACCAAAGAGATGCAAATGGCTATATAAAGTGGTTTCAAACACTAGAAGATGTGGATAATTTTTATAAAGATAATGGCGAGTTTAGCTATAAATTTACACAAAGTGGCTCATATGTGATCATCGCTACAAATCTAGTAAGTGGAGCAAGCACAAGCCTTGATATGGACGTAAGTGGCTACAATTACTCGACTCTAGCGCCTACAAAAGAGCTTAGCAAATCTCAAATCAAACTAAATAAAAATATCTACAAAAAAGGCGATGAACTAAGTGCTGATATAAGCTCAGCTATAAAAGAAGGAATCGCCCTTGTTACACTTGAAGATGGTGGCGTGAAAGCCTACAAGGTCGTTAAGATAAAAAACAACTCAGCAAATGTGAAATTTAAACTTGATTTTGATTTTAGTGGACTTTACGTGAGTGCAAATATCTACCGCATGACAGATAGTGGATTAACTCCGTTTAGGACTTACGGTAAGGTTTATGCTAAAGCTGATAAGTCATCAAGGATACTTGATCTAAGCATTGATGCACCAAATACAGCAAAAAGTGATGAAAATATAAAAATTTCTCTAAAAACAAAGCCAAAAGCTTATGTGAATTTATTTATCACAGATGTTGGCGTGCTTGATATAACGTCACAAAAGCCAGCTGATCCACTTAAATTTTTTGACAAAATTTTACCAGATGGTGTCTTTGACTATGACATTTATAATATGCTCACAAACTATAAGGTTGAGGGCAAAACTTTAAGCTTTGGTGGTGATATGGCAGCACTTGCCATGGAGGCAAAGATGGCAAAACATGCTAGCCCAGTCGATAGCAAAAAGATAAAAACATATGCAAATTTAGTAAGTCTTCAAGCTGACGATAATGGTGAAATTTCATACGAGTTTAAAACGCCAAATGGCTTTAACTCTGCCATTAGAGTAGATGTCGTGGCAAATAATGAAAATAGCATGAATGCGGTAAATAAAGAAATTTTAGTAAAAGATGATGTGATTATTAAGCCAAGCGCGTTAGTTTATCTGCTAAAAGGCGATGAGCTAAATGCAAACTTAAGGCTTATAAACACAACAAATGAGGATAAAAATTTAACCATAAAAGTGGCTAGCAGTAAAAATTTAAGCATTAAAACAAAAGAAAATGCGAATTTAAAGCCGCTTGAAAATAAAGCCTTTACATTTAAAATTTCAGCTCTTGAAGCTGGAGCTGGCGAATACAATATAACAATAAGCGACAAAAACAGCTCAAAAACAGCTCAAAATTTACTTGATGTAGTTAATCCTTATACGATAAGCACCTATGCAAAAAGTAGCGTCTTTGACAAAGAGAGTATGATCTCGCTTCCAAAAGGCTTTCACAATGTTAGTATAGATGCGTCAAGCTCGGTCTCAAGCGTGCTATTAGCAGCTTCTAAAAATTTAGTTGAGTACCCTTATGGATGTGCGGAGCAAAGGAGCTCAAGACTGCTTGCACTTTTAAATTTAAAGCCAAAAGATGAGCTTGAAAAAAATGATCAAAAGAGATTTATTGCAAGCGGTATGAGTGAGCTAATTAAGATGCAAAAACCAGATGGTAGCTTTGGCTACTGGAGCGATCTAAGTAGTACTAATGCATTTGCTTCGATCTATGCAACTGATGTGCTGCTTGATCTTGAAGAGGCTGGATATGAGCTAAATAAAAATGTAAAGCAAAGAGCATTAAATTCGCTCTTAAAATATACAAACACAGATATTGAAGCTCTATATGCTATTTATGTAAGCTCCCGCGCAAATGTTGCTGATAAATCGGTGCTAAATAAAATTTATGACCACAAAGCTTACAATACTACCGCACTTAATAAATATCTAATGGCAGCGGCTCTAAAGCTAAACGGCTTAAATGACGAAGCAAAGGTGGCGCTAAAAGATATCAAAAAAGCTCAGGCGGCTGATTATAGCAGGGATTATTCTAGCTTTGGCTCAAAGATGAGAGACAATGCATTTATCTTGTATCTGCACGCAAAATATTTTGAGAAAAACGACTACTCAGATGATCTTGCAAATTTCTTGATCACAAATTTAAATGAGCTTAGCTCAACGCAGGAGCGCGCTTTTACACTTAGAGCGCTAAATGCCTACTTTGGCAAAGATGTTGGCGAGAAAAATAATAAATTTAAGCTTAGCTACAATGGCGAAAGCAAAGAATTTGACGGCCTTTTAAGTGTATCATTTACAGCAAAAGATGGAAATTTTACCATCACTCCACTTGGTGAAAACAAGCTATATGCCACTATCTTAAGCTACGCTTATGTGCCACTTGAGATCAAGCACAAAATAGAGCCAAAAGAGCTTGATATTTATAGAACGTTTGTCGATGAAAAAGGCAAAGAGCTAGGTCTTGACAGCCTAAGAGTAAATGATGTTGTCTATTCAAAAATAGTGATAAATTCTAAAGCTATGGTTAAAAATGGCGTAATAAACGAGATAGTAAGTAGCTGCTTTGAGCCGATAAATGAAAATTTAAGTGGTTTTAATAAGAGCCTTAAAGATAGCATTGAGCTTGAATATCAAAGTATAAAAGATGATCGCGTTTTAAGTTTTTATGCATTAGATAGTGATAAGAGAGAGGCTGTGCTTTATACGCCTTATCGTGTAAGACTTGGTGGTAAATGCTCACTTGGCGCAGTCACTACTGAAAATATGTATAACGAAAGACAAAACGACTACGACCTAGCTCAGCGAAGCTTTACTGTCAAATAA
- the pbpC gene encoding penicillin-binding protein 1C, which translates to MKKFKFLKLLALFLALMIAIFLILDQIYPLNLDAIKKDEAKILLDRNGNIINMKLSSDGIWRFHEQSFPNSLKQCVVLFEDRYFYYHVGVNFASIFRAFFHNLRSDNRIGASTITMQVARMLEPNERSYKNKIREIFRAFQLELHFSKDEILNLYLNLAPYGGNIEGAKAASFFYFGKELNELSYAQAALLSTIPKNPNRNRLDRVSNINALKNRVIKMLYKANLIDLSAFKRAQAEPFKNVRAKAIVTAEDYANVAFKNQISKASLDLNLQKDMLKILKDTMFSLKAKNANNAAAVVIDNKKMSVVAFIGSHDEHARDGKNSALNMKRNTGSTLKPFIYSLALDSGLITPNSQLIDTQIYIKEYAPKNFSNDFLGIVSAKDALNFSLNIPVINLNLKLKDNSLYELLEKVNLVDEDKEYYGASITLGSAEMSLLDLAHLYTIYANDGIYRPLEFAGKNYKNEEKNVTLISPQSAYLTAKMLSEASRSYLKNAWQYAQNTPKIAFKTGTSANSRDLYAIGVDENYTIAIWIGNFNASKTDKLTGLNDVSKSLFDMFKIIAQKEKLRFISEPDGIEKLPTCLDAFNYEKCKKMALDDRIKGVDLKDKCESLRGEELDFLVKNELLDKDEIQKSPCAEIFKDKKPVFAYPYDNEEIVTDENITQVMVKCYAFLGDEIYLKIDDLNFSKIENASEKKFDLTLGEHSIKCLDQNSNQSEITIKIRR; encoded by the coding sequence ATGAAAAAGTTTAAATTTCTAAAATTACTTGCCCTATTTTTGGCTTTAATGATCGCTATCTTTTTGATACTTGATCAAATTTATCCACTAAATTTAGATGCAATCAAAAAAGACGAAGCCAAAATTTTACTTGATAGAAATGGCAACATTATAAATATGAAGCTTAGCAGCGACGGAATTTGGAGATTTCACGAGCAAAGCTTCCCAAACTCGCTAAAACAATGCGTCGTGCTCTTTGAAGATAGATACTTTTACTACCATGTTGGCGTAAATTTTGCCTCCATTTTTAGAGCATTTTTTCACAACCTAAGAAGTGACAACCGCATAGGGGCTAGCACCATCACGATGCAAGTGGCCAGGATGCTTGAACCAAATGAGAGGAGCTATAAAAACAAGATAAGAGAAATTTTTAGAGCTTTTCAGCTTGAGCTTCATTTTAGCAAGGATGAAATTTTAAATTTATACCTAAATTTAGCCCCATACGGCGGCAACATCGAAGGTGCAAAGGCGGCTAGCTTTTTTTACTTTGGCAAAGAGCTAAACGAGCTTAGCTACGCTCAGGCGGCACTTTTAAGCACGATCCCTAAAAATCCAAATAGAAATAGGCTAGACCGCGTTTCAAACATAAATGCCCTAAAAAACAGGGTCATAAAGATGCTTTACAAGGCAAATTTAATCGATCTTAGCGCCTTTAAAAGAGCGCAGGCTGAGCCATTTAAAAATGTAAGAGCAAAAGCTATCGTAACAGCGGAAGATTATGCAAATGTCGCTTTTAAAAACCAAATTTCAAAGGCGAGTTTGGATCTAAATTTACAAAAAGATATGCTTAAAATTTTAAAAGATACAATGTTTTCACTAAAGGCTAAAAATGCAAACAACGCTGCAGCTGTGGTAATAGATAATAAAAAAATGAGCGTTGTTGCCTTCATCGGCTCGCACGATGAGCACGCACGGGATGGCAAAAACTCAGCTCTAAATATGAAGCGAAACACCGGTAGCACGCTAAAGCCTTTTATCTACTCACTTGCGCTTGATAGCGGGCTTATAACGCCAAATTCGCAGTTAATAGACACGCAAATTTATATAAAAGAGTATGCTCCAAAGAATTTTAGTAATGATTTTTTAGGTATCGTAAGCGCAAAAGATGCTCTAAATTTCAGCCTAAATATCCCGGTTATAAATTTAAACTTAAAACTAAAAGACAATTCGCTTTACGAACTACTTGAAAAGGTAAATTTAGTAGATGAAGATAAAGAGTATTATGGAGCTTCTATAACGCTTGGAAGTGCTGAAATGAGCCTGCTTGATCTTGCTCATCTTTATACTATTTATGCAAATGACGGCATTTATAGACCACTTGAGTTTGCAGGAAAAAACTACAAAAATGAAGAGAAAAATGTAACTCTAATCTCGCCTCAAAGTGCCTATTTAACTGCTAAAATGCTAAGTGAAGCCTCAAGATCATATCTAAAAAATGCTTGGCAGTACGCCCAAAATACGCCAAAGATCGCCTTTAAAACTGGCACAAGCGCAAACTCACGTGATCTTTACGCCATAGGCGTTGATGAAAATTATACAATTGCTATTTGGATTGGAAATTTTAATGCCAGTAAAACTGATAAATTAACAGGACTAAATGACGTATCAAAGAGTCTTTTTGATATGTTTAAGATAATCGCTCAAAAAGAGAAGTTAAGATTTATAAGTGAGCCAGATGGCATAGAAAAGCTGCCAACCTGTCTTGATGCCTTTAACTATGAAAAGTGTAAAAAAATGGCGCTTGATGATAGGATAAAGGGTGTAGATTTAAAAGATAAATGCGAAAGTTTAAGAGGCGAAGAGCTTGATTTTTTGGTTAAAAATGAGCTTTTGGACAAAGATGAGATACAAAAAAGTCCTTGCGCTGAAATTTTTAAAGATAAAAAGCCAGTTTTTGCCTATCCGTATGACAATGAAGAGATAGTGACAGATGAAAATATTACACAAGTTATGGTAAAATGCTACGCGTTTTTAGGCGATGAAATTTACCTAAAAATAGATGATTTGAACTTTTCTAAGATAGAAAATGCAAGCGAAAAAAAGTTTGATCTAACTCTTGGCGAGCACAGCATAAAATGCCTTGATCAAAACTCAAATCAAAGTGAAATAACAATAAAAATAAGGAGATAA